In the genome of Limisphaerales bacterium, the window CGGCCGTGGCCATCAATGGCGAGCTGGCCGATTGTTGCGCGAGCCGTGGGCCGGATGCCGGGGCATTACAGGCTGCGGGGCTTGGACAGGCGGTTTAAGATTGAGTTTGGCGGGGCAAGCCACCACGCTTGCGTCGCCGGTCTTAAGAGGCAAACATTTTGAGCGCGAAGATTTAGTGAAAGGGAATCAATGAAAATGAAACAATTGGTTGGGATCGGATTGCTGGCGGCGGGCTTAATGAGCGTGCAGGCGGAGGATGGCGCTCCGGAGGCGAAACCGGAAGTGCGCTCGGCGGCAGCTGTCAAAACATTGAACGCGGAAAAGCAAGTGACCCTGCTTTACGTCAAAGGAATGACGTGACCGTCCTGCGCGATCGGCATCCGTGTGAAGCTGAGGAAACTGGATTTCATTGATACCAAACGCTTTAAGCGCGGGGCGGATATGGATGTGAAAATGCAATTGCTGACCATTGCGCTCAAGGCCGACGCTGGCGAAAAACTGCTCATCACGCCGCTCATCGAGAAGGCCATTGATGATGCGGGCTACGATCCGGTGGAGTGGTACACCTTGGAAATGGAAAAGCTGACGCCGCATCCGTTCAAGCCCGCGCCCAGGAAAAAATAATCGGATGATCCGCAGGCTCACTTCGTCTCTTTCCATTATTGTGATTGTGGCCGTTTGCTTCGCCCCGCGATTGGCGGCGGATGAGCCGATAATGAATATGATGCCGCGTTGGTCGGGCGGTTGGGGCTATCAATTCATCCACGAGTATCGTCACGAAAGCGATCTGTTGCTGGGCCGCACCAAAAAGCACGCGGGTTTTACGGAGGATGTTCATCTGTTGCATTTGCAGGGCGTTTATACTTGGGACAAATCCATCCGCCTCACCGCCAAGCTGCCGTACGTGCTGGATGCGCGCCGCGAAATGCCCGATGGCTTGGGCGGCAAAAAAACCGAGTACGACAACGGCATCGGCGATCTCACGCTGGCGTTGCCGTTGAAAAAATATTTCAACCTCGATGGCCGCAGTGGGTCGTGGACGTTTAAGCCGCTGCTGCAAGTGCCACTTGCGGGAGATGACGACTACGAAGTTTACGACAACGAATGGGGCCACGGCTTGGGCCTTGGTTATGAATTTGAAACGGCGCGATTCCTTTTTTCTATCCATACCGGCGGGATGTTTTTTCATGAAAATGAGCCCTTCGAATCTCATTCATCGCTGGATCTTGGCTATAACTTTTTCGCGTGGGATACCAACGGCACACTGATGTGGGAAACGGATTTTCATTAT includes:
- a CDS encoding transporter, with the protein product MIRRLTSSLSIIVIVAVCFAPRLAADEPIMNMMPRWSGGWGYQFIHEYRHESDLLLGRTKKHAGFTEDVHLLHLQGVYTWDKSIRLTAKLPYVLDARREMPDGLGGKKTEYDNGIGDLTLALPLKKYFNLDGRSGSWTFKPLLQVPLAGDDDYEVYDNEWGHGLGLGYEFETARFLFSIHTGGMFFHENEPFESHSSLDLGYNFFAWDTNGTLMWETDFHYEDNGSETLSAGPALYWNLNDTAHLKFEWKHDFYDRQGILDHGNGSTFKFGIGFVF